The Borrelia sp. HM sequence AATTTAGGACTATTTGAAGGAGATAAAATAGGATTAATATTAAGTGATGAAATACAAAATTTACAAACATTAACAAAAAAAATAAAATACTTTGAAATAAAAGCCATCTTTAAGAGCAAGTATGCCAAAATAAATGAATCTACAGTATTTATGAATATAAACTATTTTTACAAAAATAAAATTATAAAAGATACAAATATCAACTATCAAGTCAAAACACAAAGCTTATATCCTAGTAAAAAACTAATAGAGCAAATAAAAAATATCAATCCAAACATTAAATTTAAATCTTGGAATGAATATAACAAAGAATTTTATAAAACACTAAAAATAGAAAGAAATACAATGTTAATCATCTTAACAAGCATATTTCTTGTCATTGCTGTTAACACATATTATTTACAAAAAAGAATAATAATAAACAAGAATAAAGCAATTGCAATTCTATTATGCTTAGGCACCAAATCAAAAAAAATCAGACAAGTCTTTTTAATGCATTCAGTAATAATTTGTATACTAGGAGGAGTTATTGGATTAATTTCAGGTGTTATAATATCTTTAAATATTAATGAAATTCTATATGTAATAGATATTATAATTAACAGCCTGATCAAAGCTATAAATTATCTATTAAAATGCAAACTAGAAAATGTTGAAATAAAAATAGTAAAAAATATAATTACACCTAAAATATTCATCAATGATTTAATATCAACGCTATTTTTTGTTTGTTTGTTTACAATATGCTCAAGTCTAAAGGTAACAAAAAAGATCAAATATATTGACAATATAAATGGAGCAACATAAATGGAAAACATACTATGTATCAAGAAAGTTCATAAAACATATACTAAAAATAAAACAAAAATAAAAGTAATAGAAAATTTAGATTTAAATGTAAAAAGTGGAGATTTTATTTCAATTCAAGGTAAAAGCGGATGTGGGAAATCAACTCTTTTTAACATAATATCAGGAATTGATAAAGTAGATTCAGGAGATATCATCTCATGTGGAATATCTTTAAAAGATGCAAGCGAGAAAACATTAAGTTTATATAAAAATAAAAAAATAGGTCTTGTTTTTCAAAATCACAATTTAATTGACGAGTTTAATGTACTTGAAAACATTATCCTACCTAAAATAATTGAAGGTCAAGATGATTTAAAAACAATAAATCAAAAAGCAATAAATCTAATGAAAATATTAGAAATAGATACAAGAGTAGAACATTACCCTTCAGAACTATCAGGAGGAGAATCACAAAGAGCAGCTATTGCAAGAGCTTTAATTAATGAACCAAATATAATCTTATGCGATGAACCCACTGGTAATCTGGATGTTAAGACTGCCAAAACTGTAGAATCTCTATTAATAAACACAGCCAAAAAATTTGGTAAAACACTAATTTTAGTTAGTCATAATCCAGAATTTTCTAACAAAGCAGATATAAAATATGAACTTAAAGAAAAAAGACTAAATAGAATATGAGTCATTCAAATATTAAAGCACTTATAAAAATAGCATAC is a genomic window containing:
- a CDS encoding FtsX-like permease family protein — encoded protein: MRLAKFLLKRLILDEQNSLSLTIVIILSIIIGQIIIIVIISIMNGLQNDFFISMSTLESGNLKIESKLSEQDLNTLKKIKEIIQINKIYETQGIGIEDYYSPSILNIIALDTKDIIKDKNFILLTDLSESKLQLNDNEIIIGDVLSYNLGLFEGDKIGLILSDEIQNLQTLTKKIKYFEIKAIFKSKYAKINESTVFMNINYFYKNKIIKDTNINYQVKTQSLYPSKKLIEQIKNINPNIKFKSWNEYNKEFYKTLKIERNTMLIILTSIFLVIAVNTYYLQKRIIINKNKAIAILLCLGTKSKKIRQVFLMHSVIICILGGVIGLISGVIISLNINEILYVIDIIINSLIKAINYLLKCKLENVEIKIVKNIITPKIFINDLISTLFFVCLFTICSSLKVTKKIKYIDNINGAT
- a CDS encoding ABC transporter ATP-binding protein, producing the protein MENILCIKKVHKTYTKNKTKIKVIENLDLNVKSGDFISIQGKSGCGKSTLFNIISGIDKVDSGDIISCGISLKDASEKTLSLYKNKKIGLVFQNHNLIDEFNVLENIILPKIIEGQDDLKTINQKAINLMKILEIDTRVEHYPSELSGGESQRAAIARALINEPNIILCDEPTGNLDVKTAKTVESLLINTAKKFGKTLILVSHNPEFSNKADIKYELKEKRLNRI